One genomic window of Elaeis guineensis isolate ETL-2024a chromosome 2, EG11, whole genome shotgun sequence includes the following:
- the LOC105032062 gene encoding uncharacterized protein isoform X4: MFFKGASHDHESFQDGCIISISKNLGTATNPRIPQAFINFTRSCQIQHPGKWVHQQNKEERGERISLSKAAPTKNPIKLPINTHHGPTREEKGRCSAMILCWLLGNGCPFSFNSMFTTKDYYVFLYLPSTGTVISYA, translated from the exons ATGTTCTTCAAGGGAGCATCACACGACCATGAATCCTTCCAAGACGGG TGTATCATCAGCATATCGAAGAATCTTGGCACCGCCACAAATCCAAGGATCCCCCAAGCCTTCATAAATTTTACAAGAAGCTGCCAAATTCAACATCCTGGCAAGTGGGTCCACCAACAAAAtaaagaggagaggggagagaggatcTCCTTGTCGAAGGCCGCACCGACAAAAAATCCAATCAAGCTCCCCATCAACACTCACCACGGTCCTACCAGAGAAGAGAAG GGAAGGTGCAGTGCTATGATTCTCTGCTGGCTTCTGGGAAATGGATGCCCTTTCTCATTTAATAGCATGTTCACAACCAAAGATTACTATGTCTTCCTCTATCTG CCTTCCACCGGCACTGTAATTTCATATGCATAA
- the LOC105032062 gene encoding uncharacterized protein isoform X3 — protein MFFKGASHDHESFQDGCIISISKNLGTATNPRIPQAFINFTRSCQIQHPGKWVHQQNKEERGERISLSKAAPTKNPIKLPINTHHGPTREEKVSHPTDPFWGEPPGRCSAMILCWLLGNGCPFSFNSMFTTKDYYVFLYLPSTGTVISYA, from the exons ATGTTCTTCAAGGGAGCATCACACGACCATGAATCCTTCCAAGACGGG TGTATCATCAGCATATCGAAGAATCTTGGCACCGCCACAAATCCAAGGATCCCCCAAGCCTTCATAAATTTTACAAGAAGCTGCCAAATTCAACATCCTGGCAAGTGGGTCCACCAACAAAAtaaagaggagaggggagagaggatcTCCTTGTCGAAGGCCGCACCGACAAAAAATCCAATCAAGCTCCCCATCAACACTCACCACGGTCCTACCAGAGAAGAGAAGGTTAGCCACCCAACTGACCCATTTTGGGGGGAACCTCCT GGAAGGTGCAGTGCTATGATTCTCTGCTGGCTTCTGGGAAATGGATGCCCTTTCTCATTTAATAGCATGTTCACAACCAAAGATTACTATGTCTTCCTCTATCTG CCTTCCACCGGCACTGTAATTTCATATGCATAA
- the LOC105032071 gene encoding uncharacterized protein produces the protein MQVFPYRVRSIWNNWDLRAFILTSLCLQIVLIFSGSLRKRNKSRCISLILWSAYLLADWVATFALGILSNNQGSPSSPHPESNDLLAFWAPFLLLHLGGPDTITAFSLEDNELWMRHLLGLLFQVAVAIYVFIGSLPQTRLKAPAALMFLAGILKYGERSWALMCASMDNLRNSMVTPPDPGPNYAKFMEEYASMSAAGLQAEIEVEKEPEAQPRSLDTVVEDISTVMILSKAHRFFHTFKRLIVDLILSFHDRNESQSFFLKRSPLQAFKVIEIELSFIYEVLYTKSTVIHTVVGPFLRSITFSSILSALLLFLFTKKHGYTDIDVAITYILLGGALVLESYAVGLLVFSDWAFLKLKDLKQYRLSNMIFASISFFRPTNRPRWSNSMAQHNLISFCLDDQPSTIKRVMVFLSVKEAWDRFFHTIYCPVHDHLKRFIFKEIKNKSSSADDSKGYKRFSTCRGEWAIQKKGYREKLGWSVEVEFDESILLWHIATDLCYYSDGTNHSENIRSDQNISKAISDYMLYLLVVRPFMLTAGIGQIRYGDTCAEAKKFFQQGEAMPDEKQACHMLLSVETKVPPVQVKGDRSKSILFDACMLAKALLELKIEKRWKIMSAVWVEMLCYAASHCRGYYHAKQLSAGGELLTLVWFLMAHLGIGEQYRIEEGHARAKLIVEK, from the coding sequence ATGCAGGTTTTCCCCTACAGGGTGAGGAGCATATGGAATAACTGGGATCTCCGAGCATTTATTCTAACCAGCTTATGCTTGCAGATCGTCCTCATCTTCTCTGGGAGCCTCCGGAAGCGCAACAAATCCAGATGCATCAGCCTCATCCTCTGGTCCGCATACTTGCTTGCGGACTGGGTCGCGACCTTTGCTCTTGGCATCCTCTCCAATAACCAAGGTAGTCCCTCCAGTCCTCACCCTGAGAGCAACGACCTTCTTGCATTCTGGGCCCCGTTCCTTCTCCTACATCTTGGCGGCCCCGACACCATTACTGCTTTCTCCCTAGAGGATAATGAGCTATGGATGAGGCACTTGCTCGGACTATTGTTTCAGGTTGCAGTCGCCATCTACGTCTTCATTGGGTCTCTGCCACAAACTAGGCTCAAGGCCCCTGCAGCTCTAATGTTTCTCGCTGGAATTCTCAAGTATGGCGAGAGGTCCTGGGCACTCATGTGTGCAAGCATGGACAACCTGAGGAACTCCATGGTTACACCTCCTGACCCTGGTCCAAATTATGCCAAGTTCATGGAGGAGTATGCCTCGATGTCTGCTGCTGGGCTACAAGCAGAGATTGAGGTGGAGAAGGAACCTGAAGCCCAACCGCGATCTTTGGACACTGTCGTGGAGGATATTAGTACGGTGATGATTCTTTCCAAGGCTCATCGGTTCTTCCACACGTTCAAGCGCCTAATTGTAGACCTCATCCTCAGCTTCCATGACCGGAACGAGAGCCAATCCTTCTTCCTCAAGCGCTCTCCCTTGCAAGCCTTCAAAGTAATCGAAATCGAACTCTCCTTCATCTACGAAGTGCTCTACACCAAGTCAACCGTTATCCATACTGTTGTAGGCCCCTTCTTACGCAGCATCACTTTCTCCTCGATCCTCTCTGCCCTCCTGCTCTTCCTCTTCACTAAGAAGCATGGCTACACAGACATCGATGTAGCAATTACTTACATATTGTTGGGAGGGGCTCTCGTTCTTGAGAGCTATGCCGTTGGCCTGCTAGTTTTCTCCGACTGGGCCTTTCTTAAGCTGAAAGATCTCAAACAGTATCGCCTGTCGAACATGATCTTTGCAAGCATTTCCTTCTTCCGACCAACCAACAGACCAAGGTGGTCTAATTCCATGGCACAACACAACCTGATAAGCTTCTGCCTTGATGACCAGCCATCCACAATCAAAAGAGTCATGGTTTTTCTTAGTGTGAAGGAAGCCTGGGATAGATTCTTCCACACCATCTATTGTCCCGTCCATGATCACCTGAAAAGATTCATCTTTAAGGAGATTAAGAACAAGTCAAGCAGTGCAGATGACTCCAAAGGCTACAAGCGTTTCAGCACCTGCAGAGGAGAATGGGCTATTCAAAAGAAGGGATACCGGGAGAAGCTTGGCTGGAGTGTTGAGGTGGAGTTTGATGAAAGCATCCTTCTCTGGCATATTGCAACTGATCTCTGCTATTACTCTGATGGCACCAATCACTCTGAGAACATACGTTCAGACCAAAACATTAGCAAGGCGATATCCGATTACATGTTGTATCTTCTTGTAGTGCGCCCTTTTATGCTGACTGCTGGAATTGGGCAGATCAGATATGGAGACACCTGTGCGGAGGCTAAGAAATTCTTCCAGCAAGGAGAAGCAATGCCTGATGAGAAACAAGCCTGTCACATGCTTCTTTCGGTGGAAACTAAAGTCCCTCCGGTACAGGTGAAAGGAGACAGAAGCAAATCAATACTTTTTGATGCTTGTATGCTTGCAAAGGCTTTGTTAGAGCTGAAGATAGAGAAAAGATGGAAGATAATGAGTGCTGTTTGGGTGGAGATGTTGTGTTATGCTGCAAGTCATTGCAGAGGTTATTACCATGCCAAGCAGCTCAGCGCCGGAGGAGAGTTGCTCACCTTGGTGTGGTTTTTAATGGCTCATCTAGGAATAGGAGAACAATATAGGATAGAAGAAGGACATGCTAGAGCAAAACTGATAGTAGAGAAATAA
- the LOC105032079 gene encoding LOW QUALITY PROTEIN: disease resistance RPP13-like protein 4 (The sequence of the model RefSeq protein was modified relative to this genomic sequence to represent the inferred CDS: substituted 2 bases at 2 genomic stop codons), producing the protein MLKEGIIEEVVTPLVKQLGNARCQALEFKENDMLPEINLLFDRIEKNVEHMEDVIRRAGRWEKDVINKFGIVARHVDDILEEGGEPQTFESKLRNVDREIANLRALLSPPLQLPQIESASAASTGPLPSLSQAPQASEKWRQLELEKKILESSAMSGLQVSYDNLDVQLKLCLLCFSVFPENSVIRKRPVIYWWIGEGLVTPTRDNTAEEIGDRCFRKLIMKGLIEPVYVKRSPVIKYCKLHPWMXWMLIAVARRVQFFDFDSEGNPTSDYSVSRRACLATMKEGTPHQLFVRGRANLGELLTLFNVNEHYLKFERSWFSEMRKITVLQLGRWQNLPKHHIEVESTEFLEGLRSFKHLRYLSFQGISRITELPASISENSNLRVLDLRACHNLERLTPGIASFKKLTHLDVSECHLLEQIPKGIALLSELEVLKGFVIGDARSKDASRLSELAKLKKLRKLSIIIGSKVTVTEEELNELTHCEAVRYLTITWVVSPSKKGTTARLTRTATMTITSLSLPLNLEKLDLRCFPGRMVPDWLSPNKLKSMKKLYIRGGTLSSLGPETISPTWNVEVLRLKFLSDLEVEWTQIQSKFPNLAYLEIVRCSKLRSFPCDEDGVWVRVDREIXGHSNSRSNSITIS; encoded by the coding sequence ATGTTGAAGGAAGGTATAATTGAAGAAGTTGTTACTCCATTGGTGAAGCAACTGGGGAACGCTAGGTGCCAAGCTCTCGAGTTCAAAGAGAACGATATGCTCCCAGAGATCAATCTACTTTTTGACAGGATAGAGAAAAATGTCGAACACATGGAGGACGTCATCCGACGAGCAGGTAGATGGGAGAAGGATGTGATCAATAAATTTGGTATTGTCGCTCGACATGTTGATGACATCTTGGAAGAAGGCGGCGAACCCCAAACATTCGAATCCAAGCTCCGGAACGTCGATAGAGAGATTGCCAACTTAAGAGCCCTTCTGTCTCCTCCACTACAACTACCACAGATTGAATCGGCTTCTGCAGCATCAACCGGTCCTCTTCCTTCTCTGTCTCAGGCCCCGCAAGCATCAGAAAAGTGGCGGCAACTTGAGCTGGAGAAGAAAATCCTGGAGAGTTCCGCCATGTCTGGTCTTCAGGTGAGTTATGATAACCTTGATGTCCAGTTAAAACTATGCTTGCTTTGCTTCTCTGTCTTCCCAGAGAATTCGGTCATACGGAAAAGGCCTGTAATTTACTGGTGGATCGGGGAAGGCCTTGTAACTCCAACAAGAGACAACACAGCGGAGGAGATTGGAGACCGTTGCTTCAGAAAGCTGATCATGAAGGGCCTGATCGAACCAGTTTATGTGAAGCGAAGCCCTGTCATCAAATACTGTAAACTGCATCCTTGGATGTGATGGATGCTTATTGCTGTTGCTAGAAGAGTGCAGTTCTTTGATTTTGATTCAGAAGGAAATCCTACTTCAGATTATTCCGTAAGTCGCCGTGCTTGCTTGGCAACCATGAAAGAAGGAACACCCCATCAACTGTTCGTCAGGGGCCGCGCAAATCTAGGTGAGTTGCTGACGCTGTTCAATGTCAACGAGCACTACCTAAAGTTTGAAAGGAGCTGGTTCTCTGAAATGAGGAAGATCACTGTGCTACAACTAGGACGGTGGCAGAACTTGCCCAAACATCACATTGAAGTAGAGAGCACCGAGTTCTTGGAAGGATTGAGGTCATTCAAGCACTTGAGGTATCTTTCCTTCCAAGGCATATCCAGAATCACAGAGCTTCCTGCTTCAATCAGTGAGAACTCCAATCTCAGAGTCCTGGATCTCAGAGCATGTCACAACTTAGAAAGACTGACACCGGGGATCGCTTCTTTTAAGAAACTAACCCACTTGGATGTGTCAGAGTGTCACTTGCTAGAACAAATACCTAAGGGGATTGCCTTGCTCTCCGAACTGGAAGTGTTAAAGGGATTTGTGATCGGTGATGCGAGAAGCAAAGATGCTTCTCGACTTAGTGAGTTGGCAAAACTGAAGAAACTGAGGAAGCTGAGTATAATCATAGGGAGTAAGGTGACGGTCACAGAAGAGGAGCTGAATGAGCTGACACACTGTGAAGCCGTTCGATATCTAACAATAACATGGGTTGTATCACCATCTAAGAAGGGAACTACAGCAAGGCTAACAAGAACTGCAACTATGACGATAACATCTCTCTCCCTTCCTTTGAATCTTGAAAAGCTCGACCTTCGATGCTTTCCAGGTAGGATGGTGCCGGATTGGTTAAGCCCTAACAAATTGAAAAGCATGAAGAAATTGTACATCAGGGGAGGTACGCTCAGTAGTCTTGGACCGGAAACAATCTCACCAACATGGAACGTGGAGGTGTTGCGTTTGAAATTCTTGAGTGATTTGGAGGTGGAATGGACACAAATACAGTCAAAATTTCCAAATTTGGCTTACTTGGAGATCGTTAGGTGTAGCAAGTTGAGATCCTTCCCTTGTGATGAAGATGGAGTGTGGGTTAGGGTTGATAGAGAGATATAAGGCCACAGCAACAGCAGGAGCAACAGCATTACCATTTCATAA
- the LOC105032097 gene encoding probable disease resistance protein At5g45490, which translates to MEKPCLTENGGFLGAARWKEGTLGRELSRSMAVEIIQFLMSKFVDGLGEEDSATIPFIHQFQEIKEDLEKKTRFSMSLGTTNLLQESLNNLNDILIECQVLSKKNRNHEQSKRSYFYSLADLYFLFKTRKRLLRIKRKIQTISDGRAEANPSSGPLHGDMGRRRPAEFDRWTSQAVDKTKVHGLANQLIEAERMLMEEGKNGFKGIGIVGMGGVGKTVLAQLLFNNQQVRRRFYPRLWVSVSETINRGQDLRREILERMLTSLGVEEDVITSISNSHSRSNSLAELMFTLHLQLMGKRYLIVFDDVWSNDEWYENLDSGLPRDGEWADRLAFGLPKGSGGGAIVTSRLEEVAIKMVGEENLYHLQPLTDRESCWAIFMDALTKDGHMSDYPTIRGMKKEILDNCSGLPLAAKTVGEILNGSFSSSGDSSRKTSLSDDS; encoded by the exons ATGGAAAAGCCTTGTTTGACTGAGAACGGAGGAT TTCTGGGTGCGGCTCGTTGGAAAGAGGGAACTTTAGGAAGAGAGCTCAGCAGAAGCATGGCTGTTGAAATAATACAATTTCTCATGAGTAAATTTGTGGACGGTCTTGGAGAAGAGGACTCTGCAACAATTCCTTTTATTCACCAATTCCAAGAGATCAAGGAAGATCTGGAAAAGAAAACAAGGTTCTCCATGTCGCTAGGCACCACCAACCTGCTCCAAGAATCACTCAACAACCTAAATGACATACTGATCGAGTGCCAAGTGCTGTCCAAGAAGAACAGGAATCATGAGCAGAGTAAGCGTTCGTACTTCTATTCTTTAGCTGATctgtattttcttttcaaaacCCGGAAGAGGTTGCTTAGGATCAAACGAAAAATCCAGACCATAAGTGATGGAAGGGCAGAAGCAAATCCAAGTAGTGGTCCTTTGCATGGTGACATGGGCAGGCGGAGGCCAGCGGAGTTCGACCGCTGGACTTCTCAAGCTGTGGACAAAACCAAGGTCCATGGACTTGCCAATCAGCTGATTGAAGCGGAGAGAATGCTAATGGAAGAGGGTAAGAATGGCTTCAAGGGAATTGGAATTGTTGGGATGGGTGGTGTCGGTAAAACCGTGCTAGCACAACTGCTCTTTAACAATCAGCAGGTGAGACGGCGCTTCTATCCAAGGCTCTGGGTTTCTGTATCAGAGACAATCAACAGAGGACAAGATCTGAGAAGAGAGATTCTGGAGAGGATGCTAACGTCTCTTGGAGTCGAGGAGGATGTTATCACTTCCATTTCAAATTCTCATTCAAGAAGCAACAGCCTTGCAGAATTGATGTTCACCCTTCACCTACAACTGATGGGCAAGCGATACCTCATTGTATTCGATGATGTTTGGAGCAATGATGAATGGTATGAGAATTTGGATTCCGGGCTGCCAAGAGATGGTGAATGGGCTGACCGTCTGGCTTTTGGATTGCCGAAGGGAAGCGGTGGTGGAGCTATCGTCACTAGTAGATTGGAAGAGGTGGCTATAAAGATGGTTGGGGAAGAAAATCTGTACCACCTTCAACCTCTCACCGATCGCGAAAGTTGTTGGGCTATATTCATGGATGCACTAACGAAAGATGGCCACATGTCCGATTATCCTACCATAAGAGGCATGAAGAAGGAAATTTTGGACAATTGCAGTGGCCTTCCATTGGCTGCAAAGACTGTTGGGGAGATTTTGAATGGATCCTTCTCATCATCTGGAGATTCAAGCAGGAAAACAAGCTTGAGTGATGATAGCTAG
- the LOC105032087 gene encoding LOW QUALITY PROTEIN: disease resistance protein At4g27190 (The sequence of the model RefSeq protein was modified relative to this genomic sequence to represent the inferred CDS: inserted 1 base in 1 codon; substituted 1 base at 1 genomic stop codon), which yields MCPHICLVQLDLLRAISSPSTDTCEERKSPNRSSLLPFLFLAPLSPNRTTRKPPXHTTMAAGEGRIEKVLRSLQDPDVGRIVLFSMNGGVGKTWTARHAMRRAMDADLFDIFVWVNLSVDLNWRYAQRRIAENLFIPIPTNRADGEGAGEIVSMIRHEIWRILSEKRFLLVLDDAWLVEGDVLDLMGVPCPGPKNLSKVIVTTRSTRTFVVMEPAVVFEPEALPAKESWSLFCDVAGESFTSPAVHSVAQSVRAQCSGVPLLIILIGGALRETKAAWLLRALLQQALSALRADAEQLTFQTMYRVVKFSYDALSSDSMKDCFLYCTFFAGGRDINSEELIRHWVMEGFIHGYDCLHEAYKQGRVVLEELVNRGVLIRESGDRVSVHDVVREVAREIASASGRTSYERGGMDLTAPPSEFVWRSFRWISLMDNLLRKLPECPKCNNLSTLLLKGNQVLTQIPDAFFDHMEKLRVLDLSYTGIRWLPTSISKLLGLRVLLLRGCQSLESVMELHTLEKLEVLDLSETSVPSLQFLGNLANLRHLLLRCQCINSELHLEVLTMLEELDLSGTTLVEFPYEISKLTQLKRVDLSGTRYTRRLNWEALQWLPENLNWDNCGVSDTPIELVREDGGVYVAVGNSDLLLSLDKNSQLWENWFRKFHFYVCPSERSSLENDLRFQRKQFIFRDIYFESRHFAHSVEHTKFLEICGVSSYPEGIEGVLNNAELLFLNNNAFMKKLSDLGFEHMKVMKECXIERCDQAEVVFRGDDVQIIVAIGRLENLWISNLANLRHLCEGMERLMSFSSLKHLHVDCCPNIVSMFSSALRLENLVSLQIKFCDKLESVFGESVAGQEMLPRLRTLRLWELPELKSICEGHLPSLKMMKMKECPKLKKLPLDANDIRPLVEIRGERWWWNNLMWEDERVQTSLHFRNWGLF from the exons ATGTGCCCCCACATTTGCCTGGTCCAGTTGGACCTGCTCCGTGCAATAAGTTCCCCAAGCACCGACACCTGCGAAGAACGAAAAAGCCCCAATAGATCTTCCCTTCTACCCTTCCTCTTCTTAGCTCCTCTTTCCCCAAACCGAACTACTCGTAAACCCC AGCACACCACCATGGCCGCCGGAGAAGGACGCATAGAGAAGGTATTGAGGTCTCTCCAAGACCCGGATGTCGGCCGAATTGTCCTCTTCAGCATGAACGGAGGGGTTGGGAAGACATGGACTGCGAGGCACGCCATGCGCCGAGCCATGGATGCCGATCTTTTCGACATCTTCGTCTGGGTCAACCTGTCCGTCGATCTCAATTGGAGGTATGCCCAAAGGAGGATTGCGGAGAATCTTTTCATTCCGATTCCCACTAACCGTGCCGATGGCGAGGGAGCTGGAGAGATTGTCTCGATGATCAGGCACGAAATTTGGAGAATTCTATCGGAGAAGCGGTTCTTGCTGGTGCTGGATGATGCATGGTTGGTAGAGGGTGATGTTTTGGATTTAATGGGAGTTCCGTGCCCTGGTCCAAAGAACCTTTCCAAGGTCATAGTTACCACGAGGTCGACACGGACCTTTGTAGTGATGGAGCCCGCCGTGGTGTTTGAGCCAGAAGCTCTTCCTGCGAAGGAATCCTGGAGTTTGTTTTGCGACGTGGCGGGTGAATCATTCACTTCACCTGCAGTCCACTCGGTTGCGCAAAGCGTAAGGGCCCAGTGCTCCGGCGTGCCCCTCCTGATCATTTTGATTGGAGGAGCCCTGAGAGAAACAAAGGCCGCTTGGTTACTTAGGGCTCTATTGCAGCAGGCCTTGTCAGCATTGAGAGCTGACGCCGAGCAGTTAACGTTTCAGACCATGTATAGGGTGGTAAAATTTTCTTATGATGCTTTGTCCAGTGATTCGATGAAAGATTGCTTCTTGTACTGCACGTTCTTTGCAGGGGGCAGGGATATCAATTCGGAGGAGTTGATTCGACATTGGGTAATGGAAGGCTTCATTCATGGGTATGACTGCCTACACGAAGCTTACAAACAGGGGAGAGTGGTGCTCGAGGAGCTTGTGAATCGTGGTGTTCTTATTAGAGAGAGTGGCGATCGCGTTAGCGTGCACGATGTGGTCAGAGAAGTGGCACGAGAAATCGCAAGCGCAAGCGGTAGAACCTCCTATGAGAGGGGCGGAATGGATCTAACTGCTCCACCAAGTGAGTTTGTGTGGAGAAGCTTCAGGTGGATCTCACTGATGGACAACTTACTAAGAAAGTTGCCCGAATGCCCCAAGTGCAACAACCTCTCGACCTTGCTGCTCAAAGGAAatcaagtcctaactcaaatTCCAGATGCATTTTTTGATCACATGGAGAAGCTTCGAGTTCTCGACCTTTCATACACTGGTATTCGATGGCTGCCGACTTCCATCTCCAAATTACTCGGCCTCCGGGTTCTGCTTCTACGAGGTTGCCAGTCTCTAGAGAGTGTAATGGAGTTGCATACACTCGAAAAGCTTGAGGTGCTTGATCTTTCTGAAACCTCAGTTCCATCATTACAGTTTCTCGGTAACCTTGCCAACCTTCGTCACCTCTTACTGAGGTGCCAATGCATTAACTCAGAGCTCCACTTGGAAGTTCTAACGATGCTGGAGGAACTTGACCTTTCAGGCACAACACTAGTTGAATTCCCTTATGAGATCTCTAAACTGACCCAGCTAAAGCGCGTCGATCTGTCTGGAACGAGGTACACGAGGCGACTCAATTGGGAAGCCTTGCAGTGGCTACCTGAAAATCTGAATTGGGACAATTGCGGTGTCTCTGATACCCCAATAGAGCTGGTCAGGGAAGATGGAGGAGTCTATGTGGCCGTTGGTAACTCTGACTTGCTCTTATCTTTGGACAAAAACTCCCAGCTCTGGGAGAACTGGTTCAGGAAATTTCATTTTTATGTGTGTCCTTCAGAGAGGAGCAGCTTGGAGAATGATCTTCGTTTCCAAAGGAAGCAATTTATCTTTCGAGACATCTACTTTGAGTCCAGGCACTTTGCTCATTCTGTGGAACACAcaaaatttttagagatttgtGGTGTTAGTAGCTATCCCGAAGGCATTGAAGGTGTCCTGAACAATGCAGAGCTGCTTTTTTTGAACAACAATGCGTTCATGAAGAAATTGTCTGATTTGGGTTTCGAACATATGAAAGTAATGAAGGAGTGTTGAATTGAGAGATGCGATCAAGCAGAGGTGGTCTTCAGGGGAGACGATGTGCAAATAATTGTTGCAATTGGCAGACTGGAGAACCTGTGGATTTCTAACCTTGCAAACTTGAGGCATTTATGTGAAGGAATGGAGAGACTGATGAGCTTCTCATCGCTGAAACATTTACATGTGGATTGCTGTCCTAACATTGTAAGCATGTTCTCCTCAGCACTGCGTCTAGAAAATCTTGTAAGTCTTCAGATTAAATTTTGTGACAAGTTGGAAAGTGTGTTCGGAGAGTCAGTGGCGGGTCAAGAGATGCTTCCGCGCCTGCGAACTTTGCGCCTATGGGAACTACCAGAGCTCAAAAGCATCTGTGAAGGACACCTACCGTCACTGAAAATGATGAAAATGAAGGAATGTCCGAAGCTGAAGAAGCTTCCACTTGATGCAAACGACATAAGACCGCTAGTGGAGATCAGAGGAGAACGGTGGTGGTGGAATAACTTAATGTGGGAAGATGAGAGGGTCCAGACTTCATTACACTTTAGAAATTGGGGTCTCTTTTGA